In one window of Camelina sativa cultivar DH55 chromosome 15, Cs, whole genome shotgun sequence DNA:
- the LOC104746886 gene encoding probable xyloglucan endotransglucosylase/hydrolase protein 16 — MGQILNPTLLLTILVLTMVGTVYSGNFNEEFDLTWGEHRGKIFSGGKMLSLSLDRVSGSGFKSKKEYLFGRIDMQLKLVAGNSAGTVTAYYLSSEGPTHDEIDFEFLGNETGKPYVLHTNVFAQGKGNREQQFYLWFDPTKNFHTYSLVWRPQHIIFMVDNVPIRVFNNAEQLGVPFPKKQPMKIYSSLWNADDWATRGGLVKTDWSKAPFTAYYRGFNAAACTVSSGSSYCDPKFKSTFTNGESQVANELNAYGRRRLRWVQKYFMIYDYCSDVKRFSQGFPPECRRSRV; from the exons ATGGGTCAAATCTTGAACCCTACCTTGTTACTCACCATTCTGGTTCTAACAATGGTTGGGACAGTTTACTCCGGTAACTTCAACGAAGAGTTCGACTTAACTTGGGGTGAACACAGAGGCAAAATCTTTAGTGGAGGGAAGATGTTGTCACTGTCACTAGACCGGGTGTCCGGTTCGGGTTTTAAATCCAAGAAAGAGTATTTATTCGGAAGAATCGACATGCAGCTTAAACTCGTCGCCGGTAACTCCGCCGGAACCGTCACCGCCTACTAC TTGTCTTCAGAAGGACCAACACACGACGAAATAGATTTTGAGTTTCTTGGTAACGAAACAGGAAAGCCTTACGTTCTTCACACTAATGTCTTTGCACAAGGCAAAGGAAACAGAGAACAACAGTTCTATCTCTGGTTCGACCCAACCAAGAACTTCCACACTTACTCTCTTGTCTGGAGACCTCAACACATCAT ATTCATGGTGGATAACGTTCCGATCAGAGTATTCAACAACGCAGAGCAACTTGGTGTTCCGTTTCCCAAGAAGCAACCAATGAAGATATACTCGAGCTTATGGAATGCAGATGACTGGGCAACGAGAGGTGGTTTGGTTAAGACAGATTGGTCTAAGGCTCCTTTCACAGCTTACTACAGAGGATTCAACGCTGCGGCTTGTACTGTTTCTTCAGGGTCATCTTACTGTGATCCTAAGTTCAAAAGCACGTTTACTAATGGTGAGTCTCAAGTGGCGAATGAGCTTAATGCTtatgggagaagaagattgagatgGGTTCAAAAGTATTTCATGATTTATGATTATTGTTCTGATGTCAAAAGGTTTTCTCAAGGATTCCCACCAGAGTGTAGGAGGTCTAGAGTctaa